The proteins below come from a single Streptomyces spongiicola genomic window:
- a CDS encoding glycosyl hydrolase, whose protein sequence is MSGPRAGSRRRAAAAVVLAAVAALLAGIGIWATADDGPADGSPPGSPPGSPQASPPGSGPPGELPGNAVSGEPPAGPCAPDDALAPRCGAWWGAYIPYDGNGSLTAPVYAFEKKIGRRLDLVYTYHDMSGNELDGQLLTPDEQELGRDRLLMLAWESTVWKEPHHANWTETQLGWRNIASGRYDTEIIDPQIRRVRAYGKRVFLSFDQEVDARIGEGAGTPEEYVAAYRHLRDRFEKLGARNVVWVWTVSGYLGSADLMKRLYPGDDYVDWLAMDQYNYFTCHRTTDWKDFERSQRPAHDWLLANISDEKPLMLAEFATVPDPADPDRQREWYAAIPEVARTMPRVKAMVHWNRAVPGEGCDLTVDDGPGLEGYRLAGRDGWFRQPVPSR, encoded by the coding sequence ATGAGCGGACCTCGTGCGGGATCCCGGCGGCGAGCGGCCGCGGCGGTCGTCCTCGCCGCGGTCGCGGCGCTTCTCGCCGGCATCGGAATCTGGGCCACCGCCGATGACGGCCCCGCGGACGGGAGTCCGCCGGGGAGTCCGCCGGGGAGCCCGCAGGCGAGTCCACCGGGGAGTGGTCCACCGGGGGAGCTTCCGGGGAACGCCGTCTCCGGCGAGCCCCCGGCCGGACCCTGCGCCCCCGACGACGCGCTCGCTCCGCGCTGCGGCGCCTGGTGGGGTGCCTACATCCCCTACGACGGGAACGGCTCGCTCACCGCACCGGTGTACGCGTTCGAGAAGAAGATCGGACGGCGGCTCGACCTCGTCTACACGTACCACGACATGTCGGGGAACGAACTCGACGGGCAGCTGCTCACCCCCGACGAACAGGAACTGGGACGCGACCGGCTCCTGATGCTCGCCTGGGAGTCCACGGTCTGGAAGGAACCGCACCACGCCAACTGGACCGAGACCCAGCTCGGCTGGCGGAACATCGCGTCGGGCCGGTACGACACGGAGATCATCGACCCGCAGATCCGCCGCGTCAGGGCCTACGGGAAGCGGGTCTTCCTCTCCTTCGACCAGGAGGTCGACGCCCGGATCGGGGAGGGCGCCGGGACGCCCGAGGAGTACGTCGCCGCCTACCGGCATCTGCGGGACCGCTTCGAGAAGCTCGGCGCGCGGAACGTGGTGTGGGTGTGGACGGTCTCCGGCTACCTCGGCAGCGCCGACCTGATGAAGCGGCTGTACCCGGGTGACGACTACGTCGACTGGCTCGCCATGGACCAGTACAACTACTTCACCTGCCACCGGACCACGGACTGGAAGGACTTCGAGCGCAGCCAGCGGCCCGCCCACGACTGGCTGCTCGCGAACATCTCCGACGAGAAGCCCCTGATGCTCGCCGAGTTCGCGACCGTCCCCGATCCGGCCGACCCCGACCGGCAGCGCGAGTGGTACGCGGCCATCCCGGAGGTCGCCCGGACCATGCCCAGGGTGAAGGCGATGGTGCACTGGAACCGCGCGGTGCCGGGCGAGGGCTGCGATCTGACGGTCGACGACGGTCCGGGGCTGGAGGGTTACCGCCTCGCCGGCCGGGACGGCTGGTTCAGACAGCCGGTCCCGAGCCGCTGA
- a CDS encoding polysaccharide deacetylase family protein yields the protein MLLYHAVMDDPPAWIAEFTVGPAEFAAQLDAVVASGRTPIRIGALSDHLAGRGAPLPPRPVVLTFDDGFADLPGPTAEALAARGLPATAYLTTGAITPGLRSLLPPAPMMTLAQAPLLEQCGMEVGGHTVTHAQLDTLGARRLRYELRHSKAVLEETLGHRVRHLAYPHGYNSRAVRRAARAAGYESAVAVRHALSSETDEAYRIARLILRRGHTAADVRAWMDGTGARVAPYPDSLPTVGWRFYRRARAAVRGPRFAG from the coding sequence GTGCTGCTCTACCACGCCGTCATGGACGACCCGCCGGCCTGGATCGCCGAGTTCACCGTCGGCCCCGCGGAGTTCGCCGCCCAGCTCGACGCCGTCGTCGCCAGCGGCCGCACGCCCATCAGGATCGGTGCCCTGTCCGACCATCTCGCCGGCCGGGGAGCGCCCCTGCCGCCCCGGCCCGTCGTCCTCACCTTCGACGACGGGTTCGCCGATCTGCCCGGTCCCACCGCCGAGGCGCTCGCAGCCCGGGGTCTCCCCGCCACCGCGTATCTGACCACCGGGGCCATCACTCCCGGGCTCCGCAGCCTGCTGCCGCCCGCGCCGATGATGACGCTCGCCCAGGCGCCGCTGCTGGAGCAGTGCGGCATGGAGGTCGGCGGCCACACCGTCACCCACGCCCAGCTCGACACGCTCGGCGCCCGCCGGCTGCGGTACGAACTGCGCCACTCCAAGGCCGTACTGGAGGAGACCCTCGGCCACCGGGTGCGCCATCTCGCCTATCCGCACGGCTACAACAGCCGCGCCGTGCGCCGAGCCGCCAGGGCCGCCGGGTACGAGTCCGCCGTCGCCGTGCGCCACGCGCTCAGCTCGGAGACCGACGAGGCCTACCGGATCGCCCGGCTCATCCTGCGCCGCGGCCACACCGCCGCCGATGTGCGGGCGTGGATGGACGGCACGGGTGCACGGGTCGCGCCGTACCCGGACTCGCTGCCGACCGTGGGCTGGCGGTTCTACCGGCGGGCGCGGGCGGCCGTGCGCGGCCCGCGATTCGCCGGGTGA
- a CDS encoding glycosyltransferase family 2 protein gives MQVAELDLDALDPPPCTGSRAAGGVPAHGVLSLRPAPGGTEVGPGAVFLLVRHRGRPVGTLAATLPDGVDPARFLAAAARERLAGTAAVRGRWSGAAADRTAHGAGPRHHRTAPDDAALSVAAGGDEQRPRPLRASVVVATRERPGVLGRALDSLLAQDHPDFEVVVVDNAPLTGATRELVERKHDGRVRYVREPVPGLAVAHNRGVAAADAAVLAFTDDDVVADPHWLTALTAPFAEDSRIGCVTGLILPARLGTPAQVLLESHGGFAKGFVPRTYDPARPPADEPLFPFTAGRFGSGANMAFRAGALRAVGGFDPATGTGTAARGGDDLYAFVRILTDGHRLRYTPDALVWHHHRETERDLRNQAFGYGAGLTAYLTALVARRPGLLPALLARLPRGLAHARSMTAHREAHREAHRDVDRDVDREAHRDAERKAHREADQGADQGGDQGVPGQHGAGGHPWPRSLSRLERRGMLAGPLGYVRARRRVRRLPLPWEER, from the coding sequence ATGCAGGTCGCCGAGCTGGACCTCGACGCGCTCGATCCGCCGCCGTGCACGGGGTCCCGAGCGGCCGGGGGTGTCCCCGCCCACGGTGTGCTCTCCCTGCGTCCTGCGCCGGGTGGGACCGAGGTCGGGCCGGGGGCGGTGTTCCTGCTCGTACGGCACCGGGGCCGCCCGGTCGGCACCCTCGCCGCGACCCTGCCGGACGGTGTCGACCCGGCCCGTTTCCTGGCCGCCGCGGCCCGGGAGCGACTGGCCGGGACCGCTGCCGTCCGGGGCCGGTGGTCAGGGGCCGCCGCGGACCGTACGGCACACGGCGCCGGGCCACGCCACCACCGCACGGCCCCGGACGACGCGGCTCTCTCGGTGGCTGCCGGAGGGGACGAGCAGCGGCCCCGCCCGCTCCGCGCCAGTGTCGTCGTCGCGACCCGCGAGCGCCCCGGTGTGCTCGGCCGCGCGCTGGACTCGCTGCTCGCCCAGGACCATCCGGACTTCGAGGTCGTCGTCGTCGACAACGCGCCGCTGACCGGGGCTACCAGGGAACTGGTCGAGCGGAAGCACGACGGGCGGGTGCGGTATGTGCGCGAGCCCGTGCCCGGTCTCGCCGTCGCACACAACCGCGGTGTCGCCGCCGCCGACGCTGCCGTGCTGGCCTTCACCGACGACGACGTCGTCGCCGATCCGCACTGGCTGACGGCACTGACGGCGCCGTTCGCCGAGGACTCCCGCATCGGCTGTGTCACGGGGCTGATCCTCCCCGCGCGGCTCGGCACACCCGCCCAGGTACTGCTGGAGAGCCACGGCGGCTTCGCCAAGGGCTTCGTCCCCCGCACCTACGACCCGGCGCGCCCGCCTGCCGACGAGCCGCTGTTCCCTTTCACCGCGGGCCGTTTCGGCTCCGGAGCCAACATGGCGTTCCGGGCCGGGGCGCTCAGGGCGGTCGGCGGATTCGACCCGGCGACCGGCACCGGTACCGCGGCCCGCGGAGGTGACGACCTCTACGCGTTCGTACGGATCCTCACCGACGGCCACCGGCTGCGGTACACGCCCGACGCGCTCGTCTGGCACCACCACCGGGAGACCGAGCGCGATCTGCGGAACCAGGCGTTCGGCTACGGCGCCGGCCTCACCGCGTACCTCACCGCGCTCGTCGCCCGCCGGCCGGGCCTGCTTCCGGCGCTGCTCGCCCGGCTGCCCCGCGGCCTGGCCCACGCCCGCTCGATGACCGCGCACCGGGAGGCGCACCGGGAGGCGCACCGGGACGTGGACCGGGACGTGGACCGGGAGGCGCATCGGGATGCGGAGCGGAAGGCGCACCGGGAGGCTGACCAGGGCGCGGACCAGGGCGGGGACCAGGGTGTTCCCGGGCAGCACGGCGCCGGTGGCCACCCCTGGCCGCGCAGCCTCTCCCGGTTGGAGCGCCGCGGGATGCTCGCCGGACCCCTCGGCTATGTCCGGGCCCGCCGCCGGGTCCGCCGTCTGCCGCTTCCCTGGGAGGAGAGATGA
- a CDS encoding GNAT family N-acetyltransferase — protein sequence MRIRVVRPGELDEGEADSWRELRAKSGAPASPFMEPEFTLAVAGVRQDARVAVVEEDGAPAGFFPYHKRPFGHGRAIGFGVSDRQGAVLRPGLRLSAYELLRACSLSVWEFDNLEAGQDLFGLRGAEEFVSPVIDVGEGYAVYEERLREQSPKFLRTTKAKERRLGRQSGEVRFVFDERDPSALRTLMAWKSAQYRRTGRRDRFAREWISTLVRRLHGTRARGCSGVLSVLYAAERPVAAHFGLRSRTVLSCWFPSYDTAYAKYSPGLILHLRMAEAAAAAGIGMLDLGRGAAEYKDALRTGELRVREGSSTRPGPGAVLHRLSREPGRRVHGFVRSRPLLAGYAQRTLGLVGRLRGD from the coding sequence GTGCGCATTCGTGTCGTCAGGCCCGGCGAACTGGACGAGGGGGAGGCCGATTCCTGGCGTGAACTGCGGGCCAAGTCCGGCGCGCCCGCCAGTCCCTTCATGGAGCCCGAGTTCACGCTGGCCGTCGCCGGTGTGCGGCAGGACGCCAGGGTGGCGGTCGTCGAGGAGGACGGAGCCCCGGCCGGCTTCTTCCCCTACCACAAACGCCCGTTCGGACATGGCCGGGCCATCGGGTTCGGCGTCTCCGACCGTCAGGGGGCGGTGCTGCGGCCAGGACTGCGCCTCTCCGCGTACGAGCTGCTGCGGGCCTGCTCGCTCTCCGTGTGGGAGTTCGACAACCTGGAGGCGGGGCAGGACCTCTTCGGGCTGCGCGGCGCGGAGGAGTTCGTCTCGCCGGTGATCGACGTGGGCGAGGGGTACGCCGTGTACGAAGAGCGGCTGCGCGAGCAGTCGCCCAAGTTCCTCAGGACCACCAAGGCCAAGGAACGCAGGCTGGGCCGGCAGTCGGGCGAAGTGCGGTTCGTCTTCGACGAGCGGGACCCCTCGGCGCTGCGCACGCTCATGGCCTGGAAGTCCGCCCAGTACCGCAGGACCGGCCGCCGCGACCGATTCGCCCGAGAGTGGATCAGCACGCTCGTGCGGCGGTTGCACGGCACCCGGGCGCGGGGCTGCTCCGGCGTGCTCTCCGTGCTGTACGCGGCGGAGCGCCCCGTCGCGGCCCACTTCGGGCTGCGCTCGCGCACGGTGCTGTCCTGCTGGTTCCCGTCCTACGACACCGCGTACGCCAAGTACTCGCCTGGGCTGATACTGCATCTGCGAATGGCCGAGGCCGCCGCGGCCGCGGGCATCGGGATGCTCGATCTCGGCCGCGGCGCCGCCGAGTACAAGGACGCCCTCAGGACCGGTGAACTGCGCGTCCGCGAGGGCTCGTCCACCCGGCCGGGCCCCGGGGCCGTGCTCCACCGGCTGAGCCGCGAGCCGGGGCGTCGCGTCCACGGCTTCGTCCGCAGCCGGCCCCTCCTCGCGGGGTACGCGCAGCGGACGCTCGGCCTCGTCGGCCGGCTCAGGGGCGACTGA